The Cygnus olor isolate bCygOlo1 chromosome 18, bCygOlo1.pri.v2, whole genome shotgun sequence genome includes a window with the following:
- the PRKAR1A gene encoding cAMP-dependent protein kinase type I-alpha regulatory subunit, which yields MAASSSSSSEEERSLRECELYVQKHNIQQLLKDCIVQLCTVRPERPMGFLREYFERLEKEETKQLLNQQKSGSRSDSREDEISPPPPVNPVVKGRRRRGAISAEVYTEEDAASYVRKVIPKDYKTMAALAKAIEKNVLFAHLDDNERSDIFDAMFPVTYIAGETVIQQGDEGDNFYVVDQGEMDVYVNNEWATSVGEGGSFGELALIYGTPRAATVKAKTNVKLWGIDRDSYRRILMGSTLRKRKMYEEFLSKVSILESLDKWERLTVADALEPVQFEDGQKIVVQGEPGDEFFIILEGTAAVLQRRSENEEFVEVGRLAPSDYFGEIALLMNRPRAATVVARGLLKCVKLDRPRFERVLGPCSDILKRNIQQYNSFVSLSV from the exons ATGGCAGCttctagcagcagcagcagtgaagaGGAGCGTAGCCTTCGGGAATGTGAACTTTACGTCCAAAAACACAACATCCAGCAGCTCCTAAAGGATTGCATTGTGCAGTTATGCACCGTGAGACCCGAACGGCCCATGGGATTCCTCAGGGAATACTTTGAAAGATTGGAGAAG gaggaaacaaaacagttgtTGAATCAACAGAAGTCTGGTTCACGCTCAGACTCGCGGGAGGATGAaatctctcctcctcctcctgtgaaCCCTGTGGTTAAGGGTCGAAGACGACGTGGGGCCATCAGTGCAGAAGTCTATACAGAAGAGGATGCTGCGTCTTACGTTAGAAAG GTTATTCCAAAAGATTATAAGACTATGGCTGCATTGGCAAAAGCTATTGAGAAGAATGTGCTGTTTGCCCATCTTGATGACAACGAGAGGAG TGACATCTTTGATGCAATGTTCCCCGTCACTTACATTGCCGGCGAGACCGTCATACAGCAAG gTGATGAAGGTGATAACTTCTATGTTGTTGATCAAGGAGAAATGGAT GTGTACGTGAACAACGAGTGGGCAACCAGTGTCGGTGAGGGTGGAAGCTTTGGAGAACTTGCCCTTATATATGGAACTCCTCGTGCCGCAACTGTCAAAGCGAAGACGAATGTGAAGTTGTGGGGCATTGACAGAGATAGCTACAGAAGGATCCTGATG gGGAGCActttgagaaagagaaagatgtaTGAGGAATTCCTTAGTAAAGTGTCTATACTGG AATCTCTGGACAAGTGGGAGCGCCTAACTGTAGCTGATGCGTTAGAACCGGTACAGTTTGAGGATGGGCAAAAGATTGTGGTCCAGGGAGAGCCAGGAGATGAATTCTTCATCATCTTGGAG GGCACAGCTGCAGTGTTACAGCGTCgatcagaaaatgaagaatttgttGAAGTGGGCAGACTGGCACCTTCTGATTATTTTG GTGAAATAGCTTTGTTGATGAACCGTCCCCGTGCTGCCACAGTTGTTGCTCGTGGCCTGTTGAAATGTGTAAAGCTCGATCGACCCCGATTTGAACGTGTCCTGGGTCCGTGCTCGGATATTCTCAAGCGAAACATCCAGCAGTACAACAGTTTTGTATCGCTGTCTGTCTGA
- the FAM20A gene encoding pseudokinase FAM20A, whose amino-acid sequence MPGPRRDRPAVLLLLGALLAADLYFHLWPRVRRELAPGGPGGPGCPCRPPRPAAAAAPAPPPPPRGRAASALRRLFGHPLYRAAAPRGPAEPLLGAREALRYYRRKAARWNRRHKLYREELNLTSPATLLPLRPEASWLQFHLGISRDGLYPRSSPAVSRLLRDMRDFSTVSADYSQDEKALLGACDCSQIVKPSGVHLKLVLRFQDFGKAMFKPMRQKRDEETPEDFFYFVDFQRHNAEIAAFHLDRILDFRRVPPTVGRLINVTKEILEVTKNEVLQSVFFVSPASNVCFFAKCPYMCKTEYAVCGNPHLLEGSLSAFLPSLNLAPRLSIPNPWIRSYSFDGKEEWEVNPLYCDTVKEIYPYSSGNRLLNIVDMAIFDFLIGNMDRHHYEMFTKFGDDGFLLHLDNARGFGRHSHDETSILAPLTQCCIIKRMTWLRLQLLAEPEYRLSDVMRESLLQDPLAPVLTEPHLLALDRRLQLILKAVRKCIDTYGEGRVVANDTVPPGAPTSDRAKLNT is encoded by the exons ATGCCGGGACCGAGGCGGGACCGGccggccgtgctgctgctgctcggggcGCTGCTGGCCGCAGACCTCTACTTCCACCTCTGGCCGAGGGTGCGCAGGGAGCTGGCtccggggggaccggggggtCCGGGCTGCCCCTGCCGCCCCcctcgccccgccgccgccgccgcccccgccccgccgccgccgccccgcggccgcgcCGCCTCCGCGCTGCGGCGCCTCTTCGGGCACCCGCTGTACcgcgccgccgcgccccgcggccccgcagAGCCGCTGCTGGGCGCCCGCGAAGCCCTGCGCTACTACCGGCGGAAGGCGGCCCGCTGGAACAG GAGACACAAGCTGTACAGGGAGGAGCTCAACCTGACGTCCCCGGCCACGCTGCTGCCGCTGCGGCCGGAGGCCAGCTGGCTCCAGTTCCACCTGGGCATCAGCCGGGATGGGCTCTACCCTCGCTCCAGCCCCGCCGTCAGCAGGCTGCTCCGCGACATGCGGGACTTCTCCACCGTCAGTGCCG ACTACAGCCAGGACGAGAAAGCTCTGCTGGGAGCCTGCGACTGCAGCCAGA TCGTGAAACCCAGCGGCGTGCACCTGAAGCTGGTCCTCAGGTTCCAGGACTTTGGGAAAGCCATGTTCAAGCCCATGAG GCAGAAGCGCGATGAAGAGACACCTGAGGATTTCTTCTACTTCGTCGACTTCCAGCGGCACAATGCAGAGATCGCCGCCTTCCACCTCGACAG GATCCTGGATTTCCGCCGGGTGCCCCCCACCGTCGGGAGGTTGATCAACGTCACCAAGGAGATCCTGGAGGTCACCAAGAACGAAGTCCTGCAGAGCGTTTTCTTCGTCTCGCCAG ccagcaacGTGTGCTTCTTCGCCAAGTGCCCCTACATGTGCAAGACGGAGTACGCGGTGTGCGGGAACCCTCACCTCCTGGAGGGGTCCCTCTCcgccttcctgccctccctcaACCTGGCGCCACGACTCTCCATCCCAAACCCCTGGATCCGGTCCTACTCGTTTGATGGAAAAGAGGA GTGGGAGGTGAATCCGCTCTACTGTGACACCGTGAAGGAGATCTACCCCTACAGCAGCGGCAACCGGCTGCTGAACATCGTCGACATGGCTATATTTGACTTCCTAATAG GGAACATGGACCGCCACCACTACGAGATGTTCACCAAGTTTGGGGACGACGGCTTCCTCTTGCACCTGGACAACGCCAGGGG GTTCGGGCGGCATTCCCACGACGAAACCTCCATCCTGGCCCCGCTCACCCAGTGCTGCAT aaTAAAGCGGATGACGTGGTTGCGACTGCAGCTCTTGGCGGAGCCCGAGTACCGGCTCAGCGACGTGATGAGGGAATCGCTCCTGCAGGACCCTCTGGCACCCGTCCTCACCGAGCCCCATCTCTTGGCTCTGGACAGGCGGCTCCAGCTTATCCTGAAGGCTGTGAGGAAATGCATAGACACCTACGGAGAAGGCAGGGTGGTGGCCAACGACACCGTGCCGCCCGGGGCTCCCACGTCGGACAGGGCCAAGCTGAACACATAA